The following coding sequences lie in one Anguilla anguilla isolate fAngAng1 chromosome 14, fAngAng1.pri, whole genome shotgun sequence genomic window:
- the LOC118212179 gene encoding proliferating cell nuclear antigen-like, giving the protein MFEARLVQGSILKKVLEALKDLITEACWDVASSGISLQSMDSSHVSLVQLTLRSDGFDSYRCDRNLAIGVSLASMSKMLKCAGNDDIITLRAEDNADTLVMVFETPNQEKVSDYEMKLMDLDVEQLGIPEQEYSCVVKMPSGEFARICRDLSQIGDAVMISCAKDGVKFSATGELGTGNIKLSQTSNVDKEEEAVTIEMNEPVQLIFALNYLNFFTKATPLSKTVTLSMSADIPLVVEYKIADMGHVKYYLAPKIDEETS; this is encoded by the exons ATGTTCGAGGCTCGGCTTGTCCAGGGTTCGATTCTGAAGAAGGTTCTGGAGGCGCTTAAGGACCTGATAACCGAGGCCTGTTGGGATGTCGCTTCTTCGGGCATCTCCCTTCAGAGCATGGACTCGTCACACGTCTCCCTAGTCCAGCTGACCCTCCGCAGCGACGGTTTTGACTCCTACCGTTGCGACCGCAATCTTGCCATCGGAGTTAGTTTGGCTAG CATGTCCAAGATGCTGAAGTGTGCGGGCaacgatgacatcatcaccctgcgtgCGGAGGACAACGCAGACACCCTTGTCATGGTCTTCGAGACCCCCA ACCAGGAGAAAGTCTCCGACTACGAGATGAAGCTGATGGACCTGGACGTGGAGCAGCTGGGAATCCCA GAGCAGGAGTACAGCTGCGTGGTGAAGATGCCCTCAGGCGAGTTCGCCCGCATCTGCAGGGACCTCTCCCAGATCGGCGACGCCGTCATGATCTCCTGCGCCAAGGACGGGGTCAAGTTCTCCGCCACGGGGGAGCTGGGCACCGGCAACATCAAGCTGTCCCAGACCAGTAACGTggacaaggaggaggaggcg GTGACCATTGAGATGAATGAGCCAGTGCAGCTCATCTTCGCTCTGAACTACCTGAACTTCTTCACCAAGGCCACGCCTCTCTCCAAGACAGTCACCCTCAGCATGTCCGCAGACATCCCCCTTG TGGTGGAATACAAGATCGCTGACATGGGCCACGTTAAGTACTACCTGGCACCCAAGATAGACGAGGAGACGTCCTAA